The proteins below are encoded in one region of Streptomyces cyanogenus:
- a CDS encoding thioesterase II family protein, which produces MPGATAQFEKWVSVFRPSPDSAVRLVCLPHAGGSASFFFPVATALAPTVEVLAVQYPGRQTRRQEPGIDNIPDYADQIFAALRHLDDRPLALFGHSMGAVLAYEVALRMQEAGLPSPVRLFASGRRAPSRYRDEHVHDATDEEVLAELRTLSGPNQAALADPEVLAMFLPAIRSDYTAIESYRHDPGRLLDCPVTVLTGDADPRTTLDEAHAWEEHTTGPTDVQVFPGGHFFHVEHSAEVIALLSRSLISQGADTTR; this is translated from the coding sequence ATGCCTGGAGCAACGGCACAGTTCGAGAAGTGGGTCAGCGTCTTCCGCCCCTCGCCGGACAGCGCGGTACGGCTGGTCTGCCTGCCGCACGCCGGCGGCTCGGCGAGCTTCTTCTTCCCGGTCGCCACGGCCCTCGCGCCCACGGTGGAGGTCCTGGCCGTCCAGTACCCGGGCCGGCAGACGCGCCGTCAGGAACCCGGCATCGACAACATCCCCGACTACGCCGACCAGATCTTCGCGGCCCTGCGCCACCTGGACGACCGGCCGCTCGCCCTGTTCGGGCACAGCATGGGCGCCGTCCTCGCCTACGAGGTGGCCCTGCGCATGCAGGAGGCCGGACTGCCCTCTCCGGTACGGCTGTTCGCCTCCGGCCGGCGTGCCCCCTCCCGGTACCGCGACGAGCACGTGCACGACGCGACCGACGAGGAGGTGCTGGCCGAACTGCGCACCCTGAGCGGCCCCAACCAGGCGGCCCTGGCCGACCCCGAGGTGCTGGCGATGTTCCTCCCGGCGATCCGCAGCGACTACACCGCCATCGAGAGCTACCGGCACGACCCCGGCCGGCTCCTCGACTGCCCGGTGACCGTGCTCACCGGCGACGCCGACCCGCGGACCACGCTCGACGAGGCACACGCCTGGGAGGAGCACACCACCGGCCCGACCGACGTACAGGTCTTCCCGGGCGGTCACTTCTTCCACGTCGAACACAGCGCCGAGGTCATCGCGCTGCTGTCCCGCAGCCTGATCAGCCAGGGCGCCGACACCACCCGCTGA
- a CDS encoding ROK family protein produces MPALRDQRPGAASAPGRLGIDVGGTKVAFRAESGDGRTEESSFTWGPHRDADRDLADLAAHLKEFPGAADVRAVGVAMPATVGPDERITAWPSRPAWTGLALGPALRALFPGAKVAWADDGDLGALAEADAADCPNLLYVGVGTGVGGGLVLNGSLCPGPARGSFEIGHLVIDRDGPECVCGRHGCLQATASGPATLAHATALRGGPVTFDELRAALRDRVPWAVAALDRTARALATAIAGVGELLHPERAVLGGGFAEGIPALLGTLTTHLAALSRPGHPTPTLTPARLGGLSSLRGAVLLARQL; encoded by the coding sequence GTGCCCGCTCTCCGGGACCAGCGGCCCGGCGCCGCGTCGGCGCCGGGCCGTCTCGGCATCGACGTCGGCGGCACCAAGGTCGCCTTCCGCGCGGAGAGCGGCGACGGCCGGACCGAGGAGTCCTCCTTCACCTGGGGCCCGCACCGGGACGCCGACCGCGACCTGGCCGACCTGGCCGCGCACCTGAAGGAGTTCCCCGGCGCGGCGGACGTACGGGCCGTCGGCGTGGCCATGCCCGCCACCGTCGGCCCCGACGAGCGCATCACCGCCTGGCCCAGCCGCCCCGCGTGGACCGGGCTCGCCCTGGGGCCCGCCCTGCGCGCGCTGTTCCCCGGGGCGAAGGTCGCCTGGGCCGACGACGGCGACCTCGGCGCCCTCGCCGAGGCGGACGCGGCCGACTGCCCGAACCTCCTCTACGTCGGCGTGGGCACCGGAGTCGGCGGCGGGCTCGTCCTGAACGGCAGCCTCTGCCCCGGCCCCGCCCGCGGCTCCTTCGAGATCGGCCACCTCGTCATCGACCGGGACGGCCCGGAATGCGTCTGCGGCCGCCACGGCTGCCTCCAGGCGACCGCGTCCGGCCCGGCCACCCTGGCCCACGCCACCGCGCTGCGCGGCGGGCCGGTCACCTTCGACGAACTGCGCGCCGCGCTGCGCGACCGCGTCCCCTGGGCCGTCGCCGCGCTGGACCGCACAGCCCGTGCCCTCGCCACGGCCATCGCAGGCGTCGGGGAACTCCTCCACCCCGAACGCGCCGTACTGGGCGGCGGCTTCGCCGAGGGAATCCCCGCCCTCCTGGGCACCCTCACCACCCACCTGGCCGCCCTGTCCCGCCCCGGCCACCCCACGCCCACCCTGACCCCGGCCCGCCTGGGAGGCCTGTCGTCCCTACGGGGCGCCGTCCTGCTCGCCCGCCAACTGTGA
- a CDS encoding type II 3-dehydroquinate dehydratase produces the protein MSTLLLLNGPNLGILGRREPEIYGTDTLADIEKAVATEVSGASWEVLSLQHDSEGDLVRDINRHHSGTVGAIVNPGALMIAGWSLRDALAAYPQPWIEVHLSNVWAREQFRHESVIAPLASGVVVGLGSLGYRLAAQALLELAGANR, from the coding sequence ATGAGCACCCTGCTCCTGCTGAACGGCCCCAACCTCGGCATCCTCGGCCGCCGCGAGCCGGAGATCTACGGCACCGACACCCTCGCCGACATCGAGAAGGCCGTCGCCACCGAAGTGAGCGGCGCCAGCTGGGAGGTGCTCTCCCTCCAGCACGACTCCGAGGGCGACCTGGTGCGCGACATCAACCGGCACCACTCCGGCACCGTCGGCGCCATCGTCAACCCCGGGGCGCTGATGATCGCCGGCTGGAGCCTGCGCGACGCCCTCGCCGCCTACCCGCAGCCCTGGATCGAGGTGCACCTGAGCAACGTGTGGGCCCGGGAGCAGTTCCGGCACGAGTCCGTGATCGCCCCGCTGGCGTCCGGCGTCGTCGTGGGCCTCGGCTCCCTGGGCTACCGGCTGGCCGCGCAGGCCCTGCTGGAACTGGCCGGGGCGAACCGCTGA
- a CDS encoding bifunctional 3-(3-hydroxy-phenyl)propionate/3-hydroxycinnamic acid hydroxylase, translating to MSVVPTDDPMTSSSSPRPGPETDVLVVGYGPVGSVLSVLLAQRGWRVTVLERRRRPYTLPRATSFDGETARLLAGTGIGGELGGITEPGTGYQWRTADGRTLLDIEFTTEGPYGWPDANTMHQPALEEVLAARAAQLPGITVLRDRRVVDIADGPDGVTVTAEDDEGTARTFTARWVVGCDGANSFVRDRMGVSVTDLGFSYEWLLCDVELREPRVFLPTNVQLCDPARPTTLVGSGPGHRRWEFMRLPGERAADLNREETAWRLLAPFDVTPDTARLLRSTTYIFQARWADEWRVGHVLLAGDAAHLMPPFAGQGMCSGIRDVVGLAWRLDLVLRGSAPESLLDSYTEERRAQVRESILASVQLGRLICVTDAAAAAERDATVLANRRGRGPGRPDPARPITCGLLHRPEGTGADTRVPPTGEVLPHGRLLGPSGAPLEDPVGRGFVLFTSSGTEPALGPDRLSFLRGVGAQVVRLRPADTSYDGTGGAVDAVDAVDADGVLHGYLDRYGATALLVRPDYHVFGTAADPAGLNALVDDLRTQVTAAAPANAGRV from the coding sequence ATGTCCGTTGTACCCACCGACGACCCGATGACGTCCAGCAGTTCACCGCGGCCGGGGCCGGAGACGGATGTGCTCGTCGTCGGATACGGACCGGTCGGCTCGGTGCTGTCCGTGCTGCTGGCGCAGCGCGGCTGGCGGGTGACGGTGCTCGAACGCCGGCGGCGGCCGTACACGCTGCCCCGGGCGACGAGTTTCGACGGGGAGACCGCCCGGTTGCTGGCTGGTACGGGCATCGGCGGGGAGCTGGGCGGGATCACCGAGCCGGGCACCGGCTACCAGTGGCGTACGGCGGACGGCAGGACGCTGCTGGACATCGAGTTCACCACCGAGGGGCCGTACGGCTGGCCCGACGCCAACACCATGCACCAGCCCGCGCTGGAGGAGGTGCTCGCCGCCCGCGCCGCGCAGCTGCCGGGCATCACGGTGCTGCGGGACCGCCGGGTCGTGGACATCGCCGACGGGCCGGACGGGGTGACGGTGACCGCCGAGGACGACGAGGGGACGGCGCGGACGTTCACGGCGCGGTGGGTGGTCGGCTGCGACGGTGCCAACAGCTTCGTACGTGACCGGATGGGCGTGTCCGTCACCGACCTCGGGTTCTCCTACGAGTGGCTGCTGTGCGACGTGGAGCTGCGCGAGCCGCGCGTGTTCCTGCCGACCAACGTGCAGCTGTGCGACCCGGCGCGGCCCACCACGCTGGTCGGGAGCGGGCCGGGGCACCGGCGCTGGGAGTTCATGCGGCTGCCGGGCGAGCGGGCGGCCGACCTGAACCGGGAGGAGACCGCGTGGCGGCTGCTGGCGCCGTTCGACGTCACGCCGGACACCGCGCGGCTGCTGCGCAGCACCACGTACATCTTCCAGGCCCGGTGGGCCGACGAGTGGCGGGTGGGGCATGTGCTGCTGGCCGGTGACGCGGCCCATCTGATGCCGCCGTTCGCCGGGCAGGGCATGTGCTCGGGCATCCGGGACGTGGTCGGTCTGGCGTGGCGGCTGGACCTGGTGCTGCGGGGGTCCGCACCGGAGTCCCTGCTCGACAGCTACACCGAGGAGCGCAGGGCGCAGGTAAGGGAGTCGATCCTGGCGTCGGTGCAGCTGGGACGGCTGATCTGTGTGACGGACGCGGCGGCCGCGGCGGAGCGGGACGCGACGGTGCTGGCGAACCGGCGCGGGCGGGGGCCGGGCCGGCCGGATCCGGCGCGGCCGATCACCTGCGGCCTGCTGCACCGTCCGGAGGGCACCGGTGCGGACACCCGGGTACCGCCGACGGGCGAGGTGCTGCCGCACGGCCGGCTGCTCGGTCCGTCCGGCGCGCCGCTGGAGGACCCGGTGGGTCGCGGCTTCGTCCTGTTCACCAGCTCCGGGACGGAGCCGGCCCTCGGCCCGGACCGGCTGTCCTTCCTGCGGGGCGTGGGCGCGCAGGTGGTCCGCCTGCGGCCGGCGGACACGTCGTACGACGGTACGGGCGGCGCGGTGGACGCGGTCGACGCCGTCGACGCCGACGGCGTGCTGCACGGGTACCTCGACCGCTACGGCGCCACCGCCCTGCTGGTACGCCCGGACTACCACGTCTTCGGCACGGCGGCCGACCCGGCCGGGCTGAACGCCCTGGTGGACGACCTGCGCACCCAGGTGACCGCGGCGGCACCGGCCAACGCGGGGCGCGTCTGA
- a CDS encoding alpha/beta fold hydrolase yields the protein MKLALHEAGDGDRTVLLVHGVMSSADTWRRVAPALVERGYRVLMPDLRGHGDSPHADEYTPELLAADLVETVPAGVDLALAHSFGAPVLALAVAGLRPARVVYSDPAWKLGAKSVDEVREFAQATKSATADSIRQLCPRWLPEDIEAELAGYARWDVRAIEWLRSDRDLIPARAEVPSLVQGAGDHHLVPDELAERLRGRGFEVVYVPDTGHCIHRDDLDGFLKSLDGWL from the coding sequence ATGAAGCTCGCCCTGCACGAGGCCGGCGACGGCGACCGGACGGTACTGCTCGTCCACGGCGTGATGTCGTCCGCGGACACCTGGCGCCGGGTGGCGCCGGCCCTCGTCGAGCGCGGATACCGCGTGCTCATGCCCGACCTGCGCGGCCACGGGGACAGCCCGCACGCCGACGAGTACACGCCCGAACTGCTCGCGGCCGACCTCGTGGAGACCGTCCCGGCAGGCGTCGACCTGGCCCTCGCCCACTCCTTCGGCGCGCCCGTGCTCGCCCTCGCGGTGGCCGGCCTGCGCCCGGCCCGGGTCGTCTACAGCGACCCCGCGTGGAAGCTCGGCGCCAAGTCGGTCGACGAGGTGAGGGAGTTCGCGCAGGCCACCAAGTCCGCCACCGCCGACAGCATCCGGCAGCTGTGCCCCCGCTGGCTGCCCGAGGACATCGAGGCCGAGCTGGCCGGGTACGCCCGCTGGGACGTCCGGGCCATCGAGTGGCTGCGGAGCGACCGGGACCTGATCCCCGCGCGCGCCGAGGTGCCCTCGCTCGTCCAGGGCGCCGGCGACCACCACCTCGTACCGGACGAGCTGGCCGAACGGCTCCGCGGGCGAGGCTTCGAGGTGGTGTACGTGCCGGACACCGGCCACTGCATCCACCGCGACGATCTCGACGGCTTCCTGAAGTCGCTGGACGGCTGGCTCTGA
- a CDS encoding cation:proton antiporter produces MTLANPVPTMAPHSLLVFLLQLAFLLLFALVLGRLAERFRMPAVVGELCAGLLLGPSVLQHVLPGFSAWLLPRQPEQMHLLDATGQLGVLLLVGVTGAELNFGLVRKRGATAARVSIAGLVLPLGLGIATGFALRGVLLPDGVDPTVFAFFLGVAMCVTAIPVIAKTLLDMKLLHRDIGQLILSAGVVDDVVGWFLLSVVSAMATAGLTAGVMATSVLCPVGVVLFAVFPGRPLVGAALRRAGRAEGSAPTITTVVVLVLFGAAATQAMKLEAIFGAFVCGVLVGTSKDLDREKLEPLKTTVLAFLAPLFFATAGLRMDLTGLRHPEVLAAALAVLAVAVLGKFSGAFLGARFSRLNRWEALALGAGMNCRGVVEVVVAMTGLRLGVLDTDAYTIVVLVAIVTSLMTPPVLRLAMARAEELADAGLTLEEAAPRAPGRTGAPDNEVIP; encoded by the coding sequence GTGACGCTCGCCAACCCGGTGCCCACCATGGCCCCGCACTCGCTTCTGGTCTTCCTCCTCCAACTCGCCTTCCTGCTGCTGTTCGCCCTCGTCCTGGGCCGGCTGGCCGAGCGCTTCCGTATGCCGGCGGTGGTCGGCGAGCTGTGCGCGGGCCTGCTGCTCGGCCCGTCCGTGCTCCAGCACGTGCTGCCCGGCTTCTCCGCGTGGCTGCTGCCCCGGCAGCCGGAGCAGATGCACCTGCTCGACGCCACCGGCCAGCTCGGTGTGCTGCTCCTCGTCGGAGTCACCGGCGCCGAGCTGAACTTCGGTCTCGTCCGCAAGCGCGGCGCCACCGCCGCCCGGGTCAGCATCGCCGGCCTGGTGCTGCCGCTCGGCCTCGGCATCGCCACCGGCTTCGCGCTGCGCGGCGTCCTCCTGCCGGACGGCGTCGACCCCACCGTCTTCGCGTTCTTCCTCGGCGTCGCGATGTGCGTCACCGCGATCCCGGTGATCGCCAAGACGCTCCTCGACATGAAGCTGTTGCACCGCGACATCGGCCAGCTCATCCTGTCCGCCGGTGTCGTGGACGACGTCGTCGGCTGGTTCCTGCTCTCCGTGGTCTCCGCGATGGCCACCGCCGGACTCACCGCGGGTGTCATGGCGACGTCGGTGCTCTGCCCGGTCGGTGTCGTGCTGTTCGCCGTGTTCCCCGGCCGCCCGCTGGTGGGTGCCGCGCTGCGCCGGGCGGGCCGTGCCGAGGGCTCCGCGCCCACGATCACGACGGTCGTCGTCCTCGTCCTGTTCGGTGCCGCGGCCACCCAGGCGATGAAACTCGAAGCGATCTTCGGTGCCTTCGTCTGCGGCGTGCTGGTCGGCACCAGCAAGGACCTGGACCGGGAGAAGCTCGAACCGCTGAAGACGACCGTACTGGCCTTCCTCGCCCCGCTGTTCTTCGCCACCGCCGGGCTGCGGATGGACCTCACCGGGCTGCGCCACCCGGAGGTCCTCGCCGCCGCCCTCGCCGTGCTCGCCGTCGCTGTCCTCGGCAAGTTCTCCGGCGCCTTCCTCGGCGCCCGGTTCAGCCGCCTCAACCGCTGGGAGGCGCTCGCCCTCGGGGCCGGCATGAACTGCCGTGGCGTGGTCGAGGTCGTCGTGGCGATGACCGGCCTGCGCCTCGGCGTCCTGGACACCGACGCGTACACCATCGTCGTCCTCGTCGCCATCGTGACCTCGCTGATGACGCCGCCCGTCCTCCGGCTCGCGATGGCCCGCGCCGAGGAACTCGCCGACGCCGGGCTCACCTTGGAGGAGGCGGCCCCGCGCGCCCCCGGACGGACCGGCGCACCCGACAATGAGGTGATCCCATGA
- a CDS encoding HAD-IA family hydrolase, which translates to MTVHSTDRPLAPAGLLTTPRRAVVFDLDGVIVDSFAVMREAFAVAYAEVVGDGPAPFEEYVRHQGRYFPDIMRIMGLPLEMEEPFVRESYRLAHRVEVFDGVLELLLTLRVRGLRLAVATGKAGDRARSLLDGLGLLPFFAHVIGSDEVARPKPAPDIVRRALELLDVPPEQALMVGDAPTDLASARDAGVASAAALWVGPDEEELLAAGPDAVLRRPGDLLALCPAVPGD; encoded by the coding sequence ATGACAGTCCACTCGACCGACCGGCCCCTCGCCCCGGCCGGCCTCCTGACGACACCCCGGCGGGCCGTCGTCTTCGACCTGGACGGGGTGATCGTCGACAGCTTCGCGGTCATGCGGGAGGCCTTCGCGGTCGCCTACGCGGAGGTCGTCGGCGACGGCCCGGCCCCGTTCGAGGAGTACGTGCGCCACCAGGGCCGCTACTTCCCCGACATCATGCGGATCATGGGGCTGCCGCTGGAGATGGAGGAACCCTTCGTCCGCGAGAGCTACCGGCTCGCCCACCGCGTGGAGGTCTTCGACGGCGTCCTCGAACTCCTGCTGACCCTGCGGGTACGCGGCCTCAGGCTGGCCGTGGCCACCGGCAAGGCCGGCGACCGCGCCCGCTCGCTGCTCGACGGACTCGGTCTGCTGCCGTTCTTCGCGCACGTCATCGGCTCCGACGAGGTGGCCCGGCCCAAGCCCGCGCCCGACATCGTGCGGCGCGCGCTGGAACTGCTGGACGTGCCGCCCGAGCAGGCCCTCATGGTCGGCGACGCGCCCACCGACCTGGCCAGCGCCCGGGACGCCGGCGTCGCCTCGGCCGCCGCGCTGTGGGTCGGCCCCGACGAGGAGGAACTGCTCGCCGCCGGCCCCGACGCGGTCCTGCGCCGCCCCGGCGACCTGCTCGCCCTGTGCCCCGCCGTACCGGGCGACTGA